A DNA window from Trichosurus vulpecula isolate mTriVul1 chromosome 2, mTriVul1.pri, whole genome shotgun sequence contains the following coding sequences:
- the LOC118836519 gene encoding probable E3 ubiquitin-protein ligase TRIML1 — protein MDAVTLVQSFQQETTCSICLTFFSKPVTLSCGHSFCQICLTRSKQDGVIPFTCPECRKISQNVPSLNVRLSKLSAICEMLNSQNLQNPVGQRLCQKHQQVPKLFCKEDQTFLCIACTKGQEHAAHTIFPIEEAALKCRKKLQYTVPRLRKKIRKWKDLKSSKKHKRFKWRKLMRGEYAKMHRFLYEEERLCIDQDEWKASINQHVKNMEDAIRKINETRSRPDLDLLKESKEILQISESLLSEKPKSFTLEFYPITGMKDWLKRFRVNITMDPTTVRGSVVVSEDLKSIKHREDNFPDQPNNPEKFPYYLVLGQQAFASGIRYWEVDVSEQPQWALGISTRSLRQRTYYSVRYMLCCEKRGNDFYLITRPGLVFQQMKEPIPKIGVYLDYTEGSLMFYNAIKYSLLDGMSTIPFTEHVRPLFSPCPPMPGSRVGPMTICPVEDSS, from the exons ATGGATGCTGTCACACTAGTACAAAGTTTCCAGCAGGAGACCACCTGTAGCATCTGTCTGACATTCTTCTCAAAGCCTGTCACCCTCAGCTGCGGGCACAGCTTTTGCCAGATTTGTCTGACGAGAAGCAAGCAAGATGGGGTCATACCTTTCACTTGCCCTGAGTGCAGGAAAATCTCCCAGAACGTCCCTAGCCTCAATGTGCGCCTGTCAAAGCTGTCTGCTATCTGCGAGATGCTCAATTCCCAGAACTTGCAGAACCCTGTGGGACAAAGACTTTGTCAGAAGCACCAGCAAGTCCCCAAACTCTTCTGCAAGGAGGACCAGACCTTCCTCTGTATAGCCTGTACTAAAGGTCAGGAGCATGCAGCCCACACCATTTTCCCCATTGAAGAGGCTGCTCTGAAATGCAGG AAGAAACTCCAGTACACTGTGCCTCGTTTGAGAAAGAAGATCAGGAAATGGAAAGACCTTAAATCTTCAAAGAAGCAT AAACGATTTAAGTGGAGAAAGTTGATGAGAGGAGAATATGCAAAAATGCACCGATTTCTCTATGAGGAAGAAAGGTTGTGCATAGACCAAGATGAATGGAAGGCTTCAATAAATCAGCACGTGAAAAACATGGAAGATGCTATCCGGAAGATAAATGAAACCAGATCCAGACCTGATTTGGACTTACTCAAG GAAAGCAAAGAGATATTGCAAAT AAGTGAATCACTGCTTTCTGAAAAACCCAAGTCTTTCACCCTAGAGTTTTATCCCATCACTGGGATGAAGGACTGGCTAAAGAGATTCAGAG TGAATATCACTATGGATCCTACAACAGTCCGTGGCTCTGTCGTTGTATCTGAGGATCTGAAGAGTATAAAACATAGAGAAGATAACTTTCCAGATCAGCCTAATAACCCTGAAAAATTCCCTTATTATCTTGTCCTTGGTCAGCAGGCATTTGCTTCTGGCATACGCTACTGGGAGGTGGATGTGAGTGAGCAACCTCAGTGGGCACTGGGGATTTCTACCAGAAGCCTCAGGCAGAGAACCTACTATTCAGTTAGGTACATGCTTTGCTGTGAGAAGAGGGGAAATGATTTCTACCTGATCACCCGACCAGGATTAGTTTTCCAGCAAATGAAAGAGCCCATACCTAAAATTGGTGTATATCTGGATTATACTGAAGGAAGCCTTATGTTCTATAATGCTATCAAATACTCCCTCCTCGACGGAATGAGCACTATACCATTCACAGAGCATGTCaggcctctcttctctccttgtccCCCTATGCCAGGATCAAGGGTTGGTCCCATGACCATCTGTCCAGTGGAAGACAGTAGTTGA